The DNA sequence GTTTTGTTTGGTGCCGACAAATCACTTCCCGATGGTAGAATTATTGCCACAAAAGGAGAAGCCGGTTACCAAGCGCAGGCCTTAGCTCCCGGATTGTATTGGGGAATGTGGATTTGGCAATACATAGTAGACATGACAAGCTTTACTTTGATTCCCGAAGGTAAAATCGGACTCGTTCTGAGTAAAGACGGAAAAGAAATCCCAACCGGACGAATTCTGGCCCGAAAAGTAGACAGCGACAACTTTCAGGATGCTACTGCTTTCTTAAACAACGGAGGACAAAAAGGACGTCAGACCGCTTTTATTACAACAGGGTCTTATCGTATCAATACGTTCCTGTTTGAAATTGTAATCGCAGATCAAATTAAGATTTACGAAAACATGATCGGAATCGTAACGGCTCTTGATGGCGAGCCAATTCCGCAAGGACAAATTGCAGGTAAATCTATCGAAGGACACAATAACTTTCAGGATTTTGACCAATTCCTTGACAAAGGCGGAAATCGTGGTTTGCAACCTCAGGTCATGCTTGCCGGTTCGTATTACATCAATACCTGGGGAGTTCTAATTGAGCAAAACCCAATGACAGATGTGCCAATCGGTTATGTTGGTGTCATAATCTCCTATATAGGTGAAGACGGACAAGACGTAACAGGCGACACTTTCAAACACGGAAATATTGTTTCCAAAGGACAACGTGGTGTTTGGATGGAACCTCTTGGACCCGGAAAATATGCGCTTAATAAATACACCACAAAACTGGAAGCTGTTCCGACCACTAACCTGGTTTTAAACTGGGCAAATGCACGAAGCGAATCTCATAATTTAGATAAAAACTTATCTACAATTACCGTACGTTCAAAAGATGGTTTCCCGTTTAATCTGGATGTTGCGCAGATTATTCACGTACCGGCCAATGAAGCGCCAAAAGTTATTGCCCGTTTCGGAAGCATGAACAATCTGGTTTCTCAGGTTTTGGAGCCAACGATTGGTAACTATTTCAGAAACTCTGCTCAGGATAGTGATGTAATTTCGTTTTTGTCAACCAGAAAAGAGCGTCAAGAATCTGCTAAAAACCATATCAAACTGGTATTAGACGAATACAATGTAAACGCTGTTGATACCTTAATTGGAGATATTGTACCACCCGACTCTTTGATGAAAACTCTAACGGACAGAAAACTGGCCGAAGAAGAGCAAAAAACCTATCAAACCCAAAGAATGGCACAGGAACAACGTCAGGGAATGGAGAAAGAAACGGCGATTGCCGATATGCAAAAAGAAATTGTTCGCGCTTCACAAAGTGTTGAAATCGCACAACGTACAGCAGATGCAACTGTTAAGAAAGCGGAAGGTGATGCAACCAGTTTAAAATTAAATGTAAATGCCGAAGCTGAAGCTACAAAAATGCGTGCCAATGCAGAAGCAGAAGCAACCAAAGCCAGAGCGGGAGCGCAAGCCGAAGCTACAAAACTGACCGCAAGTGCTGAAGCTGAAAGAATCTCAAAAACCGGTTTGGCAGAAGCAGAGAAAATTATGGCCGTTGGTAAATCAACAGCCGAATCGTATCAATTACAAGTTGCCGCAATGGGTGGTGATAATTTTACCAAATACAAAGTAACCGAAGAGATTGGTAAAGGAAACATCAAAGTAATTCCGGATGTTTTAATTACAGGAAACGGTGGTTCCGATGGTTCTATAAGTGGCCTGCTTGGCTTAAAACTAATGGAAATGATGGACACCGAAAAAAATGTAAAAAGTCCTAAAAAATAATTGATTTCAATTTTATTATTAAATCCGATTTGTGAGAACAAGTCGGATTTTTGTTTTTTATAATACAATTAATCAAATCTAACTTTACTATTTTTTACTAAAATCAATATATAATATCTTCATATGTTTACTCTTACTTTGAATGAAAGCTACGAAAGACTTTCTAAATAACTCATTTACTTTGTCAAATCATTGCGGGCACGAGCGGGACGCTCGCGCTAGCATCATAAATTAAATTAGTAAATCTTAAACTTCTACTAACTCATCGCTAGCGCGAGCGTCCCGCTCGTGAATCTACACCCAGTAAGTTCTAATTATAAACGACTTTAAATACTTGAACTCGGCAAAACATCTCATACCCAACAAGT is a window from the Flavobacterium cupriresistens genome containing:
- a CDS encoding SPFH domain-containing protein — translated: MTEITSYWWILLLVLSILFYKFVLRVFFGMVIVPEDKIGLVTKKFVLFGADKSLPDGRIIATKGEAGYQAQALAPGLYWGMWIWQYIVDMTSFTLIPEGKIGLVLSKDGKEIPTGRILARKVDSDNFQDATAFLNNGGQKGRQTAFITTGSYRINTFLFEIVIADQIKIYENMIGIVTALDGEPIPQGQIAGKSIEGHNNFQDFDQFLDKGGNRGLQPQVMLAGSYYINTWGVLIEQNPMTDVPIGYVGVIISYIGEDGQDVTGDTFKHGNIVSKGQRGVWMEPLGPGKYALNKYTTKLEAVPTTNLVLNWANARSESHNLDKNLSTITVRSKDGFPFNLDVAQIIHVPANEAPKVIARFGSMNNLVSQVLEPTIGNYFRNSAQDSDVISFLSTRKERQESAKNHIKLVLDEYNVNAVDTLIGDIVPPDSLMKTLTDRKLAEEEQKTYQTQRMAQEQRQGMEKETAIADMQKEIVRASQSVEIAQRTADATVKKAEGDATSLKLNVNAEAEATKMRANAEAEATKARAGAQAEATKLTASAEAERISKTGLAEAEKIMAVGKSTAESYQLQVAAMGGDNFTKYKVTEEIGKGNIKVIPDVLITGNGGSDGSISGLLGLKLMEMMDTEKNVKSPKK